The genomic interval TTTAATTCAAGTTAGCTATTCTCTTTCCGATTATAAAACAAAACAACGAGAAATTACAGGACTTTTAGAAGCAAATAAGGAATTACCAAATTGCCATAATATTATTTTGAGCTATAATGAAGAAAATATAACAGAAACAGGTAATACTACAATTGAAATTATACCTGTTCATAAGTGGCTTTTAAATGCTAATCAATATTAAAACATCATAATAAAAAAAGCTGCCAAACGACAGCTTATTAGGGTGGAAGATGGGACTTGAATCCCGAAATTGACAAAATTAAAAAAATTTTGATTCAATTTCGAGGATGCTCGAAAAACAAATAAAATCAGAGATTTTATGTTTTTCGGCACCCACGACCAGTTTCATAAAAACATTAAGAATTTTGTTTAAAATTTTTAATCCATTCGTTAATTTTCTTACGACTTTTAAGATTTTTAAGTTTGCGTTCTAATGTTATTGCTTTCGCTCTTGAATCAAGTTCGGTAGAAAAGAACAGTTTCCATGGAGTAAATTTTTTAGTGTATTTTTCAAAACCTTTATTATGTCTGTCTATTCGTTGACTTAAATTATTAGTTTGTCCTATATAAAAACTTTCGTTTTTTTCAGATTTTAATATATAAACAAAATATTTCATAATAAAAAAGCTGCCAAACGACAGCTTGTTAGGGTGGAAGATGGGACTTGAATCCCGAAATTGACAAAATCAAAAATTTTGATTCAATTTCGAGGATGCTCGAAAAACAAATAAAATCAGAGATTTTATGTTTTTCGGCACCCACGACCATCCTTGAAAATTAATTAATGCATATTTAACTCTTTTTGGGTGGAAGATGGGACTTGAACCCACGACCCTCGGAACCACAATCCGATGCTCTAACCAGACTGAGCTACATCCACCATATTTCAGAATGCAAATATAATTATTTATTTTTTTACATTCATTAATTTAATTAAATTTTGTATAACAATTTATTTTTAAGATTATCTTTACCCTATTAAAAAAAAATAAAGATTGAAATATATTAGCAAATATATTACTAAGGTTTCGAGCCTGCAAATTTTTCAAATTATAAGGTTTGGAACATTGTTTATTATTGGAATTGTGTTTGCAAAAAGCCATCTAACAACTTCTGAAATAGGCATTTATGAAACATTAATCTTTATTGCGGGTGCTATAAGTTTTTTCTGGGTAAATGGATTAATTCAATCTTTTCTTCCTTTATATAACAGCAATAAATCATCTACAGAAAAACAAAATGAAACCAAAACAAAAGACACGAGGTTTTATAATGCTTTTTTACTAATTTCTTTATTTAGTGTTCTAAGTTTTTTGTTTATTTATTTTTTTAAAGGATATTTTGCTGATTTGTTCAATAATGGTAAAGAAATACCACATATAAATTTATTAATGATTTATGTTTTATTGAATAATCCTTCATTTTTAATTGAATATATTTATTTATTAAAAAACAGAGTTAAACAAGTTGTAAGATATGGTATTATTATTTTTTCAATACAGTTTATAGTTGTTGCTTTTCCTGTAATTCTCGGATATGGGATAATTACAAGTATTTATGGTTTAATAATAATATCAGTAATCAGGTTAATATGGTTATTTTATTTACTAAATAAATATTCGCATTTTTCTTTATCACTACCATTCATCAAAGAACATATTAGTTTAGGATATCCGTTAATTTTGAGTGCATTATTAAGCGGTTCTGCTCTATATATTGATGGAATAATAATATCAAATAAATTTGATAATGCTACATTTGCTATATTCAGATATGGGGCAAGAGAATTCCCTATTGTTGTGCTTCTTGCTAATGCTTTTAGTAATGCCATGCTCCCTGAATTTAGTTTGTCTATTAACATAAATGAAGTATTGTTTAAAATAAAGGAAAAATCAAAAAAATTAATGCACTTTTTATTTCCTTTGACTATTGTTTTTATGTTGATTAGTAAATGGTTATACCCAATAATATTTAATCAAAATTTTGCCGAAAGTGCTGATATTTTTAATATTTATTTATTGCTGATTGTTAGTCGTTTGATTTTTCCCCATACAATACTAATTGGCAATAAAAAAACAAATGTAATTTTATCGGCATCATTATTAGAAATAATTATTAATGTTTCTCTAAGTTTGTTATTTATAAAACATTGGGGAATATTAGGTGTTGCTTTTGCTACTATAATAGCTCATTATTTTCAAAAAGCATACTGGGTAGTTTACAATTGTTTTATTACTAAAATAAATCCGGGTTTATATATTCCTGTCAGTACTTATACA from Bacteroidales bacterium carries:
- a CDS encoding GIY-YIG nuclease family protein, whose amino-acid sequence is MKYFVYILKSEKNESFYIGQTNNLSQRIDRHNKGFEKYTKKFTPWKLFFSTELDSRAKAITLERKLKNLKSRKKINEWIKNFKQNS
- a CDS encoding oligosaccharide flippase family protein, with protein sequence MKYISKYITKVSSLQIFQIIRFGTLFIIGIVFAKSHLTTSEIGIYETLIFIAGAISFFWVNGLIQSFLPLYNSNKSSTEKQNETKTKDTRFYNAFLLISLFSVLSFLFIYFFKGYFADLFNNGKEIPHINLLMIYVLLNNPSFLIEYIYLLKNRVKQVVRYGIIIFSIQFIVVAFPVILGYGIITSIYGLIIISVIRLIWLFYLLNKYSHFSLSLPFIKEHISLGYPLILSALLSGSALYIDGIIISNKFDNATFAIFRYGAREFPIVVLLANAFSNAMLPEFSLSININEVLFKIKEKSKKLMHFLFPLTIVFMLISKWLYPIIFNQNFAESADIFNIYLLLIVSRLIFPHTILIGNKKTNVILSASLLEIIINVSLSLLFIKHWGILGVAFATIIAHYFQKAYWVVYNCFITKINPGLYIPVSTYTIYSVIIFIVYLFVTYYF